The genomic segment CCGCGGTGGCGCTGGTGCAGGTGAGCCTGCGGCAGGTGTGGCGGCACTACGACGCGGTCCAGGTCCACAACCCGCCGGACCTGCTGGTGTGGTGCGCGCTCGTCCCGAAGGTGCTGGGCGTCCCCGTGGTGTTGGACGTCCACGACCTGACACCGGAGTTGTTCGCCTCCCGCGCGACGGGCCGGCGGGCCCGGCTGCTCGAACGGCTGGTGGGTTGGCAGGAACGCCTCGCGTGCCGGTTCGCCGACCACGTCATCACCGTGACGCGGCGGTGGCGCCGGCGACTGGTCGCCCGCGGGGTGCCGCCGGAGGACGTCACGGTCACCATGAACGTGGCCGATCCCCGCCACTTCCGCCGCGACGACGCGGCGCCGGTCTCGACGCCGGCGTCCGCGTCGGCCGACGGCGCCTTCCACGTCGTCTACCACGGCACGCTGACCGAGCGTTACGGCGTCGACGTGCTGCTCGACGCGGCCGCGCGCCTCCGCGACGACCTGCCGGGCCTGCGCGTGAGCATCCTCGGCGACGGCGACGCCCGCCCGCAGTTGCTGGCGCAGGCCGACCGCCTCGGGCTGGGCGGCACGGTGACGTTCAGCGCCGGGATGCTGCCGGTGCAGGACGTCGTCGCGATCCTCCGGACGGCGGACCTCGGCGTCGTCCCGAACCGCCGCAATCGGTTCACGGACGAGATCCTGCCCACCAAGCTGCTGGAGTACGCGAGCCTGGGCATCCCGGTCGTCGCCAGCTGGACGCCGGCGCTGGAGGCCGATCTCGACCCGGGCATGGTCGCGTTCTGCACGGCCGACGACGCCGACGAGCTCGCGTCCCGCATCCGGGCCCTGCACGACGACGGGCCGCATCGCACCGCGTTGTCGCAGGCCGCCGGCGACTTCGCGCGGCGCCACGACTGGCGTGCCGTCGGCGCCGCCTACACGGAACTGATCGACGCATTGAGCCGCCGCCGGCGGACGACGGCACCGCACTCCGAGGGGGAGGTCGTGCGATGACCCGCATCGCGGTGTTCGGGCTGGGCTACGTCGGTGTCGTGAGTGCGGCCGTCCTGGCCGACCACGGCCACGACGTCGTAGGCGTGGACACCAACGTCACGAAGGTCGGGATGGTCACCGAGGGCCGCAGCCCCATCGTGGAGCCCGGCCTGGACGACCTGGTGCACCGCGGTGCCACGAGCGGCCGCCTGCGCGCCACCGTGGACGCCGAGGAAGCCGTTCGATCCAGCGACCTCAGCCTCGTCTGCGTCGGGACGCCCAGCCATGCCAACGGCTCCCTCGACCTCACCGCCGTGCAGAAGGTGTGCCACCAGATCGGGGCCACCCTCGGCGAGCAGGCCGAGGGACACGTGGTCGTCGTGCGCAGCACCGTGCTGCCCGGCACGACGCGGGAACTGGTGATCCCCACCCTGGAGCAGGCCTCCGGGCGTACCGCCGGACGCGACTTCCACGTGTGCGTGAACCCCGAGTTCCTCCGCGAGGGCAGCGCCATACGCGACTTCCACCGGCCACCGTTCACGCTGGTCGGCGCGACCGACGCCACCGCGGCGGCCACCGTCACCGGCCTCTACGAGCGGGTCGACGGTGAGCCGCTCGTCACGGCGATCGAGGTCGCGGAGACGATCAAGTACGGCTGCAACGCCTGGCACGCGCTCAAGGTCGTGTTCGCCAACGAGCTCGGCAGCATCTGCAAACAACAGGGCGTCGACAGCCACGACGTCATGGACATCCTCTGCAGCGACACGCGGCTGAACATCTCCAGCGCCTATCTGACGCCGGGGTTCGCCTTCGGCGGCTCCTGCCTGCCGAAGGACCTGCGCGCCCTGGTCCAGCACGCCCGCAGCCTCGACGTCGAGGCGCCGCTGCTGGGCGCGATCCTGGACAGCAACCAGCGCCACGCCGATCGCGCCTTCGAACTGGTGCGACAGGCCGGCGGCCGCCGCATCGGCGTGCTGGGACTGAGCTTCAAGGCCGGCACCGACGACCTGCGCGAGTCACCGACGGTCGCCCTCGTCGAACGGCTGATCGGCAAGGGCTACCAGGTCCGGATCTTCGACCGGAACGTGTCGCTGTCCCGACTGCAGGGCGCCAACCGGGCCTACATCGAGCAGGAGATCCCCCACATCGGGGCGCTGATGGTCACCGACCCGGCCGAGTTGCTCGAGGAGAGCGACGTGCTCGTGGTGGGCAACGCGGCGTCCGAGTTCCGCGAGATCATCGCGAAGGCCGGACCCGAGCACCGCATCGTCGACCTGGTCCGCGTCGCCGGCGTCGACGGCGTCGGTGACCACTACGCCGGCATCTGCTGGTGAGCGGCCCGGCACCCGCACGCGTCCGCCTCGGCACGCC from the Egicoccus sp. AB-alg2 genome contains:
- a CDS encoding glycosyltransferase family 4 protein — encoded protein: MVVHAYYPLGETRVQREAEALLADGWDVDVLCLRAPGERQRETVDGVRVRRLPVRRHRGQGMGVQLLEYLAFAAVALVQVSLRQVWRHYDAVQVHNPPDLLVWCALVPKVLGVPVVLDVHDLTPELFASRATGRRARLLERLVGWQERLACRFADHVITVTRRWRRRLVARGVPPEDVTVTMNVADPRHFRRDDAAPVSTPASASADGAFHVVYHGTLTERYGVDVLLDAAARLRDDLPGLRVSILGDGDARPQLLAQADRLGLGGTVTFSAGMLPVQDVVAILRTADLGVVPNRRNRFTDEILPTKLLEYASLGIPVVASWTPALEADLDPGMVAFCTADDADELASRIRALHDDGPHRTALSQAAGDFARRHDWRAVGAAYTELIDALSRRRRTTAPHSEGEVVR
- a CDS encoding nucleotide sugar dehydrogenase, with the protein product MTRIAVFGLGYVGVVSAAVLADHGHDVVGVDTNVTKVGMVTEGRSPIVEPGLDDLVHRGATSGRLRATVDAEEAVRSSDLSLVCVGTPSHANGSLDLTAVQKVCHQIGATLGEQAEGHVVVVRSTVLPGTTRELVIPTLEQASGRTAGRDFHVCVNPEFLREGSAIRDFHRPPFTLVGATDATAAATVTGLYERVDGEPLVTAIEVAETIKYGCNAWHALKVVFANELGSICKQQGVDSHDVMDILCSDTRLNISSAYLTPGFAFGGSCLPKDLRALVQHARSLDVEAPLLGAILDSNQRHADRAFELVRQAGGRRIGVLGLSFKAGTDDLRESPTVALVERLIGKGYQVRIFDRNVSLSRLQGANRAYIEQEIPHIGALMVTDPAELLEESDVLVVGNAASEFREIIAKAGPEHRIVDLVRVAGVDGVGDHYAGICW